In Anthocerotibacter panamensis C109, the sequence GAACAGGCTGTCAGCGCCACTGCGCCTAGGGTGCATGCGAGCCAAAGCATCTTTTTCACACGGTCTCTCCTGTTGGAACTGGGGCCTGAACAGCCAAAATAATGCGCTTTGCATCTTCCAGAGCGAGCAAGGATTCAGGACTGCGGTAAGGGATACCGAAGTGGTCACACCAACTCAGCACCTCTGTCACCGTCAACTGATAATCTTCGGCTAGATCGGCAATCGCGATATCGGCAAAGCCCATTGCACACTCCGGGATCGCTGGCCCTGGCGGGCGCATCGTGCCTCTTATTCTGCCATAGAACAGTTTATTGGGAACGTTAAATCTCGGCTTTTAGGAGTAGGATCCTGAAGACCAGCGACTTGCGTGGAGAATTTCCTTATTTAGCGGTATTTCTCTTGACAAATCTACTAATGGTGTACGATTCTGCTTACAAGTGATTCAGCGAAACCAAACTCCAGGCATGATTCGCCCCCGCAAATGTCCCTGTTGTTATCGTCCTTTACACGCCCTCGCGACGTTAGAGGACAGCTTATTGCGGTGTGATTGGGATGGTCTTTTTCACTGGGACCCCCGCTACCGCCGCCTCAGACATCTATCGAGCCGCCAAGCCTGGAATGTGGATGGGATTGGCAATATCTGTCCTCCCTATACGCCCCCGCCACCCGCCCAAGCGCCGCCGCCGCGCACGGTTCAGTTGCCCAAGCTGCCCTGAGGTTGGGCTGCTGTCATTCACCCTTGCGCAACTCCACGCAGCCCAACCCCTGCACCCGTCCCACATCTAGCTCCTGACAGGCTTGGTCTGGGTAGCATTCCAGCCAGCCCTCGTTGTGATAAAAGTAGCGCAGGGTCAGGACTTCGAAAGGTTGACAGGTGATGATCTGCAACCATTGACGCTGAGAATAGTACCCCGCCCCGAGGGGCAGACTGAGCAGCAAACGTCCCCCCGGCATCAACAGCCGGTAAAACTCTCGAATCGCCCACAGCTCTCCTTGATAGGTGCCCAACTGTGTCAGATGGGACAGGCACACCACCAGACTGAATTGCTCCGTATTGAGGGGCAGGTAGGGCTGCTGT encodes:
- a CDS encoding DUF2396 family protein, with the protein product MIRPRKCPCCYRPLHALATLEDSLLRCDWDGLFHWDPRYRRLRHLSSRQAWNVDGIGNICPPYTPPPPAQAPPPRTVQLPKLP
- a CDS encoding methyltransferase domain-containing protein; translated protein: MKNTSHPPRDNMDHLLNWLLAGFEGLDPEGEQIFFDAPGAGSIDQSEQVVELPWALSLYHRESKVLDVGVSYLEPWYREALYQMGAADLVGLDLRQGSRDWSLLQQPYLPLNTEQFSLVVCLSHLTQLGTYQGELWAIREFYRLLMPGGRLLLSLPLGAGYYSQRQWLQIITCQPFEVLTLRYFYHNEGWLECYPDQACQELDVGRVQGLGCVELRKGE